From Mesorhizobium sp. Pch-S:
TCGCACATCACTTCACGGTCGACATCCGCTACGGCCTGTTCGCGGCCACGGCCATCCTCTACTTCAGGACGACGGTGCATTACCGCGTCTTCCGTTTCCGCCACCGCATGCCGCTGCTGCTTGGGTTCCTGCTGGTCTCGCTGTTCATCTGGTTCGCCGAGAACATCGGCACATGGTCACGCGCCTGGATCTACCCGAACCAGAACGAGGGCTGGGCGCCGGTCTCCATCCAGAAACTCGGCGCCTGGTATCTTTTGATGATCATCTCGTTCGTTCTGGTCACACTCGTGCACCGGCCGCGAACGATGGACGAGATCGAACCGAAAGCCGCGCCTCAGAGCGTGTAGAAGCGGCGAATGATGTCCCAGGCCTCGTCGGCGGTATCGACGAAATCGATGATGTCCTGGTCACCTGGCGTGATCGTGCCCTGCTCGGCCAGATAGTCAAGGTCGATGGCACGCTGCCAGAACTCCTTGCCGAACAGGATCACCGGCACGCGCTCCATGCGCCCGGTCTGGATCAGTGTCAGCGTTTCGAAGAACTCGTCCATGGTGCCAAAACCACCGGGGAAAACCGCCACGGCCTTTGCCCGCATGACAAAATGCATCTTGCGGATGGCGAAGTAGTGGAAGTTGAAACATAGCTCCGGTGTCACATAGGGGTTGGGCGCCTGTTCATGCGGCAACACGATGTTGAGGCCGATCGACGGCGCCCCGACATCGTCGGCGCCGCGGTTGCCGGCCTCCATCACGCCTGGCCCGCCACCTGTGACGACGACGAACTCGCGATAATAGGACGCAGCCGAGTGCTGCGAGCACAGGCGAGCAAACTTGCGCGCCTCTTCATAATAGCGGCTGTTCTTTTCAAGGTTGCGTTTCTGCGTTTCGTTCTTTGCCGCCCAGGCCTCGCCACCGGGCTCCGGAATACGGGCGCCGCCGAACAGAATGACTGTGGAGCGGATGCCGCGCTCAGCCAGGATCATCTCCGGCTTCAGCAATTCAAGCTGCAGCCGCACCGGCCTCAGCTCGCGCCGCGTCATGAATTCTTCGTCATTCCAGGCGAGACGGTAGGTCGAAGCGCGCGTCTGCGGCGTGTCGGGTACGCTGCGGGCACGTTCCAGGTCTTCATCCGAGTGAGGCAGGGGCGTCCAGCCCGTCTTTTCCATTGGGTTCATATCCACCCGTCCAAATCCCTTTCAAGCGTCGTCCCATGACGCAGCTGCGATTGACCCTCACATTCCCTTCAAATAGGGTCCGCGCGGCTTTCAAACAGGTTAAGAGCCTGCCTTTCACAGCGTTGTAACGGAGCATTTGATGTCGAAGCCCGATCTGGCGAGCCTTGAAAAGACCCTCGACAAGGCTTTCGAGGAGCGCGACGGCATTTCGACCGCGACTCGCGGTGAAGTGCGCGACGCCATCGAATCAGCGCTGGAACTGCTCGACAAAGGCACCGCGCGCGTTGCCGAACGGCAAGCCGATGGCCAGTGGAAGGTCAACCAGTGGCTGAAGAAGGCCGTGCTGCTCTCGTTCCGCCTGAAGCCGATGGAACTGATCTCAGGTGCGCCCGGCGGTGCCTCCTGGTGGGACAAGGTCCCCTCGAAGTTCGACGGCTGGGGCCCGCTCGAATTCGAAAAGGCCGGGTTCCGCGCCGTGCCATCCGCGGTGGTGCGTCGCTCGGCCTATGTCGCTCCGGGTGCGGTGCTGATGCCTTCCTTCGTCAATGTCGGCGCCTATGTCGACAGCGGCACCATGGTCGACACCTGGGCCTCGGTCGGCTCCTGCGCGCAGATCGGCAAGAATGTGCATCTCTCCGGCGGCGTCGGTATCGGCGGCGTCCTGGAACCGATGCAGGCCGGCCCGACCATCATCGAGGACAACTGCTTCATCGGCGCGCGTTCGGAAGTGGTCGAGGGCTGCATCGTGCGAGAAGGCGCGGTGCTCGGCATGGGCGTGTTCATCGGCAAGTCGACCAAGATCATCGACCGCGCCACCGGCGAGGTCTTCTATGGTGAAGTACCCGCCAACGCCGTGGTGGTGGCTGGATCCCTGCCGGGCAAGCCATTGCCGAACGGCGAACCCGGTCCAAGCCTCTACTGCGCCGTCATCGTCAAGCGCGTCGACGCCAAGACCCGGGAAAAGACGTCCATCAACGAACTGTTGCGCGACTGAACGGTGATCGTGTGAGCCTTCAGCAGACGCTCTGGACATTTTTCGGATTCAACGGCCGACTGAGCCGGCAAGCCTTTGCGCTTGCCGGACTGCTGCTCTACGTCATCCGCTCCTATCCGATCTATCGTCTCTACACCGCCCCCGATCAGGCCTCGATGGAACAATGGGCTTCAGTGTTCCTGGTGGTGCTCGGCGTGTTGATCCTGTCTCATCTCGCACTTGCTGCAAAGCGGCTGCATGATTTCGACAGGACCGGCTGGTACGGCCTGTTCTTCATCATCGGCGATATCATTGTCTTTATTCTGCTCTGCCTGCCGCAGGGAACACGAGGCGCAAATCGCTACGGCAGGGAGACCAACGCTCCGGCCTGACGAAACGTCGATATTCTCACTGCTGTTCTTGTCGCTATAATGGAATCCTAAGAGATTCTTAGCCGATCCATGCAAGATGGAACGGATGTTGTAGCGACATCTCAGGGGGAACGACTGTCAGACCCGACAAAAGTTCTCGGCAGCAGCCTCTCCAGGCGAGCAGCGCGCCTTTTTGACTGGTTCTCGACTCCGCTGGAGGACGAGGCCAAGGCTGTCCGCTCCCGTTTCCTCGAAACGACCTACGATCGCAAGTTCGCCATCCTCTTTGCCAGCCTGAGCGTGCTTGTCCTTGCCGGTACGACAATCGTACTGACAGGCGCCTGGTGGCCCTGGGTGTGGATCGCCGCCGAACTTGTGTTGCTGGCTGTGCGGTTCATGTTGATCATACGCTGCGAGCTTGCGCGGCTGCATGGTGAAAACCCGCCTCTCGGTGCACTCATGACGGCGGGAGGTGCCTGGTCAGCCGTCTTTGGCCTCGGCTGCTTCGGCTGCATCGCAAGCGAGAACCTGGTTCTTTCGGTGCTGGCCGGGCTGAACGTTGCCGGCGTTGTCGGTGTCGTCTCCTCACGCAATGCCGCGACACCGCGTTATGCAATCCTTGTCATGCTGCTGGTCAGCCTGCCCTTCATGGTGGGCGCGCTGCTTTCACCGCAACCCGGCATGTGGGTGGTCGGCCTGCAGATGCCATTCTATGTCGCCGGCATCATCGGCGTCCTCGTGCACAACCACGCCATCAGCGTGCGCATGATCCGGGCGGAACTCGACAACCGGGATCTTGCGGTGAGAGACGCCCTGACGGGTCTGCCCAACCGCATCCTCATGCAGGAGGAGCTGCATCGGATGTGCAATCAGCTGGCCGTACAGGCAGCCAATGGCGGCAAGCCGTTCGTCGTGCTCAGCATGGATCTCGACGGCTTCAAATACGTCAACGACAACCATGGCCACACCGCTGGCGACCGGCTGCTGCGCCTCGTTGGAGACAGGCTGAGAAAGACCTTCCGTTCCACCGACATGGTGTTCCGCATCGGTGGCGATGAATTCGTCGTACTCTTGCCCGCAACATCGGAAATCGAAGCCGCCCATCTCGCCAAACGGGCGATCGACACGATTTCCGAGCCTTTCGACATCGATGTTGCTGCCGCGGCCTATATCGGCCTCAGCGTCGGCAGCGCGCGTGCACCCGTGGATGGCGACACAGCGGAGCAGCTGCTGACCTGTTCCGATCTGGCGCTCTACGAAGCCAAGCGCGCCGGAAAAGGCCGGCACCGGGCACATCTGCCCAGCGCATCCTGAAAGAGCGGCTAGGCCTGCTCGATCGTGCTGGCCGCCAATTTCGGCGACCCCTGGCCCCGCTCTTCCGCTTCCCTCACCAGAGCGGCTATGCGCTCGACCAAGGGCGCCCGCACGCCGCTTCTTGCGGCAAGCCGCAGGATCGCGCCCTGCAACTCGTCGATTTCGGTCCTGCGACCCTGCTGCAGATCCTCCCACATCGACGAGCGCGCCTGCGGATCGATCGCCAGCATCCGCCTGGCCAGACGCAGGAAAACGAAGTTCGGCAATCTCAGGATCGTCGGCAGCAGCGCTGACGGTGGACCGGCAACGCGACCCGGCCTGATGCCCGCTGCCTTCATCGCCGTGAGCGCCTCATCGATCTGCCTGGCCAGAAGCAAGCGCCATCGACGGTCCGCAAGTTCGGTCGACAGAGGCAGATCGGACAGTGCCACAAGCGCGTTGTTGAGATTGAAGAGCAGCTTGCCCCATTGCACCGAGCGCATGTCGGCATGCGTGGCCGTTGCGAAGCCTTCAACATCCAGCAGGGTCGAAATTCCCGGTGCACCGCTCTCGACCAGGACGGTTCCCTCGCTGGCGCGGTGCACCCGGAATGGGGTCTCACCCTCCTGCTGCACGACATTGAAAGGCACCATGCCCGCCAACACCCGTCGGCCGTCCACGGTCGCGGCCAGGCGGGCGGCATTGTCGACACCGTTCTGCAGGCTGACAACGATCGCGTGGGTGGGTGCGTACGCCGCAATCTGCCTGCCGATCTCTTCCGTCGCGCCGCTCTTGGTGGTGACGAGCACGATGTCCGCACCGTTGAGGGCCGCTTCGGCACGCGTCTCGACGGCGAAAGCTGCCTGGCTGAGCCGCCTGTCGCGCTTTTCGAGATCAGTGACACGCAGGCCGCCGCGCAACAGGGCCTGCTCTATTCGCGGCCGGACCAGCAGCGTCACCTTGCGTCCCGCCAGTGCCAGGCACCCACCGGCGTAGCAGCCAATGCTGCCGGCGCCGGCGACAACAACGGACGCGTCACGCAATGTCATCGCAATCTCCGAGCAAGGCACAACAGCTAGGTGGCTATCGGCCTATTGTTGACCAGATCAAGCAGGCTTGCCAAGAACCGCAGGCCCTGCCGCTTCAAGGGCCGTGACACGATCCCATCTTTCGAATAACGCTGCGCACATGACCCTGCCGACCGATCCTGCCCAGAATCTCGCCGCCCTCATTCGTTGCCCGTCGGTGACGCCGGCAGAGGGTGGCGCCTTGTCGTCTCTGGAAGCCATGCTGAAGCCGCTCGGCTTCGCCATCGAGCGCCCGGTTTTCAAGGAAGACGGCACGCCCGACGTCGAGAACCTCTATGCACGGCGTTCCGGCAATGGCCCGCATCTGATGTTCGCCGGTCACACCGATGTGGTGCCCGTCGGTGACGAGGCGGCGTGGACACATCCGCCCTTTTCGGCGGCGATCGCCAACGGTGAGATGTATGGCCGCGGTGCGGTCGACATGAAGGGCGGCATCGCCTGTTTCATTGCCGCGCTCGCCCGCCATATCGCGGAGAAAGGCGCTCCCAAGGGCTCGGTTTCGTTGCTGATCACCGGCGATGAGGAAGGCCCCTCGATCAATGGCACGGTGAAGCTTCTGGAATGGGCCGCCGCCAAAGGCGAAACCTGGGATGCCTCGATCGTTGGCGAGCCCACCAACCCGGACGTGCTCGGCGACATGATCAAGATCGGTCGCCGCGGCTCGCTGTCGGGAACAGTGACCGTCAACGGCCGCCAGGGCCACGTCGCTTATCCACACCTCGCGGACAATCCGGTGCGCGGCCTGATGACGCTCACCGACGCGCTGCTGAATCCCGTCTTTGACAAGGGCACGAAGGATTTCCAGCCGACCAATCTCGAAGTCACGTCGATCGACGTCGGCAACCCTGCCACCAACGTCATCCCGGCCAAGGCAAGCGCCACCTTCAACATTCGTTTCAATGACACCTGGGATGCGGAAACGGTGCAGGCCGAAATCCACAACAGGCTCGACACCGCCAGCGGTCGCAAGAAGTACCGCAAGGGTCGCAAGGAACCGATCGAGTTCGAACTCGTGTGGAAGGATCGGCCGAGCCATGTCTTCCTGACACGCGACGACAAGCTGATCGACACACTGAGCGGCTCGATTGCCGCCGTCACCGGCCGCAAGCCGCAGCTGTCGACGTCAGGGGGCACATCCGATGCCCGCTTCATCAAGGACTATTGCCCGGTGGTCGAATTCGGCCTGGTCGGCCAGACCATGCATATGGTGGACGAGCGCGTGGCACTGGACGATCTCGAAACGCTGACCGTGATCTATCAGCGTTTCATCGAGGACTGGTTCGGGTAGGCAGGCCGAGCATGCTTTCAGCCGATGAAATCCAATCGTCGCTGAACGGAGCCTGGCGTATGATGCTGGGCAAGGCCGACGGGCTGCGCCTGCTCGACCTGTCAGCGGACGGGTTCTGGAATTCCTTCTTTGCCATTGCGGTGGCCATGCCCGCCTTGATCGTAGGCTGGGTCGGCGTTTCCAATGCGATCGGGGAAACCGCCGCCGACCGGTTCGAATTGTTGCTTAAACTGGCGCTCGTCGACATTGGCACCTGGGTACTGCCTCTGCTGGCGCTGGCCGCTGTAGCGCCGCGCGCAGGGCTGAGCAGTCGCTTCGTGCATTATGTGGTGGCAGGCAACTGGACTGGCGCCATCATCGCCTGGCTGATGTTGCCGGGTGCACTTTTGCGCATGCTTTTTCCTGCGGCGGACCAGGCGAGCGGCCTGCTTTCATTGCTGCTCTTCCTGGTTTCGCTGGTGTTCAGCTGGCGCATGACCAACATCGCGATCGGCAAAGGCGCCGCAATGGCCACCGCGGTATTTGCCGGCATGTTCGCCGTCTCGCTGATCCTGCTGTTCATGCTGGAGAAGCTGCTCGACATACCCAGGCTTGGGGCCTAGGGCCTTCTCCGAGTTCTTCGAACGCGGGACCGCTTCAGTCTTTTGTTTCTACCGGTGCGGTCCGCCAACTTCCGCCCGCCACGGCTATCAACATCAGAACAAGTGCCGCGAAAGCAGCAAACGCAAATCCCCGTGACGCATAGAGCGGACCAAAGCCGGTCGTTCCGGCAAACACGGCAAGATAAGTGACGGCGCTGTTCAGGCCCATGATGGTACCGCGGCGTGAAGGGTCGATCGCTGCCAGCCGCATGATCAGCACATTCAAGCCGAAGTGATTGGTAAGGCCCCACAGGAAGGTGAGCCCCAGCACCGCAAGGAAGCTGTCGCCCGCCAGCGCGAAACCGAGGTAGACCGCACCGACTGCCAGGAAAGCAAACGGCATCACGCGCCGAGGGCCCAACCGGTCGACGATGCCGTCGAGAAGAGCTGCCGCACCAAAACCGATGCCGTAGACCAGCGCCACGATGCCATTGGCGCTGACCGGCTCGCCGAGACCGTTGTGCAGATGATCGCCCAGATAGCCATAGATCCCGTAGAAGGCGCTCATGAACGCCGCGCAGGCGACGAGCAGCGGCTTGACACCGGCGATGCGCAGCGCAGCCAGCGGCTGAGGTACGGGACCGGTCGCAGGCACGTCGCGTAGCGACTGACCTTCAAGGTGAGCGACGCGACAAGTGCAAGCATTGCCACGACCGCATAGACGGCACGCCAGTGCACATAGTCGGCCACCACCGCCGACAGCGAAACACCGGCGACCATGCTCAACGTCCAGCCAGTCAGGACCAGGCCGATGGTGCGGCTCTCGCGTCCGGGCGGCGCCACCGCTGCGGCGCTGGCATAGATTGCCGGCAAAGCGATGCCGGAGGCGATGCCAGCCACCAGTTGCGCACCGACCAGCGCCGGCACGACGGGTGAAAGCGCGCTCAAGGCCAGTGCCAGCGCCAGTCCGAGAAGCGCCCACAGCAGCATGCGCCTTGCACCAAACCTGTCGACATGGCGCGCCATCAGAAGTGCACTCGCGGCCGTACCCAGCCCGAAGGCAGCCGACGCCGACATGACCAGCGCAACGCTCGAGCCGAATGTCCGCGCCACCTCCGGTGCGATCGGCCCAAGCACCAGCGAATTGGATCCAATGACCGCAATGCAGAAAGTCAGCACATAGGCGACAGCCGGCAACCGCTCGACAGGTTCAGCAAACAAGGGTGATGATTGATCGGTCTTCGTCATGGATGCATGATGACGGAATGACATTCCGCAACAAGAGGAATTTCGACGATGAAGCAAGAAACAGATGACGTTCGGCAAAACAGCGTTCCGGAGCGGGACCTGGACGATATGGACCGAAAGCTATTAGGCGCGCTCTGCGAGGATGCCACCGTCAGCTATGCCGAACTCGGCGAGAAGGTCGGGCTTTCGGCACCGGCCGCGCATGAACGCGTGAAGCGGCTGCGGCGCAGCCGCGCGATCCGCAGCACTTCGGTGCTGATCGATCCCGTAGCCGTCAACAAGCCGTTGCTCGCCTTCGTCCATGTCGACACGCGCGGCTGGGGCAAGACGCCGGAGTTGATGGCGATCTCCGCCTATCCGGAAGTGGAAGAGATCCACTCGGTCGCCGGCGACGCCTGCATGCTGCTGAAGGTTCGCGCCAGGGATACGCGCGCGCTGGAGGGGTTGCTGGCCAGGCTCTATGACACGCCGGGTGTCGTGACCACACGCAGTTATGTGGTCTTGTCGACTTACCTGGAACGACCGGTGCAACCCGGCTCGACCAGTGTCTGGCCGATGCCGAGCCACATGGCACAACCGATCGAGCACCGGCGCAGCATCGATGCGATAGCCAGGAGCGAGTAGAGACGGATCAGGATGCGGGGTAGTCGACGCCAGTGAGGAACAGACCGTCGGGCGGAGCGACCTGGCCACAGGCCGCACGGTCCCGCGCTTCCAGGGCAGCCTTGAGATCGCCGGCGGTCCATGCGCCTTCGCCGACGCGCTTCAGCGAACCGACCATCGAGCGGACCTGATTGTGCAGGAACGAGCGCGCCGAGGTGCGGACTTCGATCGTCTCGTCCTGCCGCGTGACATCGAGCCGCTCCAGCGTGCGCAACGGGCTGTTGGCCTGACATTGCGTGGAACGGAAGGTGGTGAAATCGTGCCGGCCCAGCAGAACCTTCGCCGCCTCATGCATGGCTTCGGCATCGAGCCGCTTCGGCACCCACCATACCTTGCCCATGTCCAGCGCCGGCGGGGCGCGACGATTGGCTATGCGGTAGAGATAGTGCCGGCCGACTGCCGAGAAACGCGCATCGAAATCATCCGACACCGCAGTCGCGCCCAATATGGCGACCCGCTCCCCGGCTCGCTGCAGATAGGCGTTGACGGCGTCGCGCACCGTATCGGCCGGCCATGCCTTGCTCAGATCCGCATGCGCGACCTGCGCCGTGGCGTGCACGCCAGCATCGGTACGGCCAGCGCCCCGGATGGAGATCGCATCGCCGCAGAAACGTTCGATCGCCTGTTCGATCGCGGCCTGCACCGAATGCTGGCCGGCAGCCTGCCGCTGCCAGCCTGAATAGGGCCCGCCGTCATACTCGATGTCGAGGCGATAGCGGGGCACGTCTTGACGCTACGCTGCCAGCGCGGTGCCGAAAGCCGAAGCGTAGACCAGCTCGCCGTTCCGGGGCGCCTCGCCCCAGGCCTGGGCCTGCAGCGCTTCGCCCTGATACTCGCTGGCAAAGCCGGCCGCACGCTCGTGGCTGTAACCGAAGCGGCCGTAATAAGCCGGGTCACCCAGCACGATGGCCAGATTCTCGCCGGCATCCTTCAGGCGGATATGGGCCTCGCGCACCAGCGCGCCGCCGATACCCGTGCCGTGGAAATCGGGCTCAACGGCGAGCGGCGCCAGCGCAACCGCCGGGAACTGCCTGCCTGCGTTCTCGACATAGAGGCGCGAGAACAGGATATGGCCGACAACCTGGCCCTCTTCTTCAGCGACCAGTTCCAGGACCGCGTCGCCTTGCGCGACGATCGCATCGACGAGACCGGCTTCGGTCTGCTGGCCGAAAGCATGTTCTTCGACGAGGCGGATGGCCTCGCGATCCCGCGGCGTCGCCGCGCGTATCGACATCATGCTCATGACAGTTTCATTCCTTCTTCCAACTTTGCCCCGCGCAGGAACTCCTGTGCGGTAGCGGGCTTGCCGCCCGCACGCTGCACTTCGACCAGCCTGACCGCGCCTGACCCACAGGCGACCGTCAGCCGGTCGTCGAGAATTCCTCCCGGTTCCCCCATGCCATCGGCTACAGTCGAACGAAGCAACTTCAGTCGTTCGATACGGCCGCCGATCGTGGCCTCGCACCATCCGCCGGGGAAAGGCGAAAGGCCGCGAACATGATTGTGGACCACATCCGCTGGACGGGCCCAGTCGATCCGGGTCTCCGTCTTATCGATCTTCGCGGCATAGGTCACGCCCTCGGCGGCCTGTTCCACAAAGCTCAGTGTGCCGGCCTCAAGCCTCGACAAGGCTTCGACCATCAGTCCGGCGCCCGCCACCATCAGCCGGTCATGCAGATCGCCGGCCGTCATATCGGGATCGACCGCCAGTTTTTCAACCAGTCCGACCGGACCTGTATCCAGCCCCTGCTCCATCTTCATGACCATCATGCCGGTTTCGGCATCACCGGCCATGATGGCGCGCTGGATCGGTGCTGCACCACGCCAACGTGGCAAAAGCGAGGCGTGACCGTTGAGGCAGCCAAGACGCGGCGCATCGAGAACCGGCTTTGGCAGCAGAAGACCATAGGCGACAACAACCGCGACATCGGCGTCCAGAGCCCGAAACGCAGCCTGTTCGGCCTCACCCTTCAACGAGACCGGCGTATGCACGACGATGCCGAGCCGCTCAGCCTCGCGCTGCACTGGCGAAGGTGTC
This genomic window contains:
- a CDS encoding LOG family protein, encoding MNPMEKTGWTPLPHSDEDLERARSVPDTPQTRASTYRLAWNDEEFMTRRELRPVRLQLELLKPEMILAERGIRSTVILFGGARIPEPGGEAWAAKNETQKRNLEKNSRYYEEARKFARLCSQHSAASYYREFVVVTGGGPGVMEAGNRGADDVGAPSIGLNIVLPHEQAPNPYVTPELCFNFHYFAIRKMHFVMRAKAVAVFPGGFGTMDEFFETLTLIQTGRMERVPVILFGKEFWQRAIDLDYLAEQGTITPGDQDIIDFVDTADEAWDIIRRFYTL
- the dapD gene encoding 2,3,4,5-tetrahydropyridine-2,6-dicarboxylate N-succinyltransferase — its product is MSKPDLASLEKTLDKAFEERDGISTATRGEVRDAIESALELLDKGTARVAERQADGQWKVNQWLKKAVLLSFRLKPMELISGAPGGASWWDKVPSKFDGWGPLEFEKAGFRAVPSAVVRRSAYVAPGAVLMPSFVNVGAYVDSGTMVDTWASVGSCAQIGKNVHLSGGVGIGGVLEPMQAGPTIIEDNCFIGARSEVVEGCIVREGAVLGMGVFIGKSTKIIDRATGEVFYGEVPANAVVVAGSLPGKPLPNGEPGPSLYCAVIVKRVDAKTREKTSINELLRD
- a CDS encoding DUF805 domain-containing protein produces the protein MSLQQTLWTFFGFNGRLSRQAFALAGLLLYVIRSYPIYRLYTAPDQASMEQWASVFLVVLGVLILSHLALAAKRLHDFDRTGWYGLFFIIGDIIVFILLCLPQGTRGANRYGRETNAPA
- a CDS encoding GGDEF domain-containing protein — its product is MQDGTDVVATSQGERLSDPTKVLGSSLSRRAARLFDWFSTPLEDEAKAVRSRFLETTYDRKFAILFASLSVLVLAGTTIVLTGAWWPWVWIAAELVLLAVRFMLIIRCELARLHGENPPLGALMTAGGAWSAVFGLGCFGCIASENLVLSVLAGLNVAGVVGVVSSRNAATPRYAILVMLLVSLPFMVGALLSPQPGMWVVGLQMPFYVAGIIGVLVHNHAISVRMIRAELDNRDLAVRDALTGLPNRILMQEELHRMCNQLAVQAANGGKPFVVLSMDLDGFKYVNDNHGHTAGDRLLRLVGDRLRKTFRSTDMVFRIGGDEFVVLLPATSEIEAAHLAKRAIDTISEPFDIDVAAAAYIGLSVGSARAPVDGDTAEQLLTCSDLALYEAKRAGKGRHRAHLPSAS
- a CDS encoding 2-dehydropantoate 2-reductase; amino-acid sequence: MTLRDASVVVAGAGSIGCYAGGCLALAGRKVTLLVRPRIEQALLRGGLRVTDLEKRDRRLSQAAFAVETRAEAALNGADIVLVTTKSGATEEIGRQIAAYAPTHAIVVSLQNGVDNAARLAATVDGRRVLAGMVPFNVVQQEGETPFRVHRASEGTVLVESGAPGISTLLDVEGFATATHADMRSVQWGKLLFNLNNALVALSDLPLSTELADRRWRLLLARQIDEALTAMKAAGIRPGRVAGPPSALLPTILRLPNFVFLRLARRMLAIDPQARSSMWEDLQQGRRTEIDELQGAILRLAARSGVRAPLVERIAALVREAEERGQGSPKLAASTIEQA
- the dapE gene encoding succinyl-diaminopimelate desuccinylase, whose product is MTLPTDPAQNLAALIRCPSVTPAEGGALSSLEAMLKPLGFAIERPVFKEDGTPDVENLYARRSGNGPHLMFAGHTDVVPVGDEAAWTHPPFSAAIANGEMYGRGAVDMKGGIACFIAALARHIAEKGAPKGSVSLLITGDEEGPSINGTVKLLEWAAAKGETWDASIVGEPTNPDVLGDMIKIGRRGSLSGTVTVNGRQGHVAYPHLADNPVRGLMTLTDALLNPVFDKGTKDFQPTNLEVTSIDVGNPATNVIPAKASATFNIRFNDTWDAETVQAEIHNRLDTASGRKKYRKGRKEPIEFELVWKDRPSHVFLTRDDKLIDTLSGSIAAVTGRKPQLSTSGGTSDARFIKDYCPVVEFGLVGQTMHMVDERVALDDLETLTVIYQRFIEDWFG
- a CDS encoding transporter, whose product is MLSADEIQSSLNGAWRMMLGKADGLRLLDLSADGFWNSFFAIAVAMPALIVGWVGVSNAIGETAADRFELLLKLALVDIGTWVLPLLALAAVAPRAGLSSRFVHYVVAGNWTGAIIAWLMLPGALLRMLFPAADQASGLLSLLLFLVSLVFSWRMTNIAIGKGAAMATAVFAGMFAVSLILLFMLEKLLDIPRLGA
- a CDS encoding MFS transporter, which encodes MPATGPVPQPLAALRIAGVKPLLVACAAFMSAFYGIYGYLGDHLHNGLGEPVSANGIVALVYGIGFGAAALLDGIVDRLGPRRVMPFAFLAVGAVYLGFALAGDSFLAVLGLTFLWGLTNHFGLNVLIMRLAAIDPSRRGTIMGLNSAVTYLAVFAGTTGFGPLYASRGFAFAAFAALVLMLIAVAGGSWRTAPVETKD
- a CDS encoding MFS transporter — encoded protein: MTKTDQSSPLFAEPVERLPAVAYVLTFCIAVIGSNSLVLGPIAPEVARTFGSSVALVMSASAAFGLGTAASALLMARHVDRFGARRMLLWALLGLALALALSALSPVVPALVGAQLVAGIASGIALPAIYASAAAVAPPGRESRTIGLVLTGWTLSMVAGVSLSAVVADYVHWRAVYAVVAMLALVASLTLKVSRYATCLRPVPYLSRWLRCASPVSSRCSSPARRS
- a CDS encoding Lrp/AsnC family transcriptional regulator, giving the protein MKQETDDVRQNSVPERDLDDMDRKLLGALCEDATVSYAELGEKVGLSAPAAHERVKRLRRSRAIRSTSVLIDPVAVNKPLLAFVHVDTRGWGKTPELMAISAYPEVEEIHSVAGDACMLLKVRARDTRALEGLLARLYDTPGVVTTRSYVVLSTYLERPVQPGSTSVWPMPSHMAQPIEHRRSIDAIARSE
- the truA gene encoding tRNA pseudouridine(38-40) synthase TruA; protein product: MPRYRLDIEYDGGPYSGWQRQAAGQHSVQAAIEQAIERFCGDAISIRGAGRTDAGVHATAQVAHADLSKAWPADTVRDAVNAYLQRAGERVAILGATAVSDDFDARFSAVGRHYLYRIANRRAPPALDMGKVWWVPKRLDAEAMHEAAKVLLGRHDFTTFRSTQCQANSPLRTLERLDVTRQDETIEVRTSARSFLHNQVRSMVGSLKRVGEGAWTAGDLKAALEARDRAACGQVAPPDGLFLTGVDYPAS
- a CDS encoding N-acetyltransferase — translated: MSMMSIRAATPRDREAIRLVEEHAFGQQTEAGLVDAIVAQGDAVLELVAEEEGQVVGHILFSRLYVENAGRQFPAVALAPLAVEPDFHGTGIGGALVREAHIRLKDAGENLAIVLGDPAYYGRFGYSHERAAGFASEYQGEALQAQAWGEAPRNGELVYASAFGTALAA
- the fmt gene encoding methionyl-tRNA formyltransferase; translated protein: MTLRVVFMGTPDFSVATLRALAGAGHDVVAVYTQPPRAAGRRGLELTPSPVQREAERLGIVVHTPVSLKGEAEQAAFRALDADVAVVVAYGLLLPKPVLDAPRLGCLNGHASLLPRWRGAAPIQRAIMAGDAETGMMVMKMEQGLDTGPVGLVEKLAVDPDMTAGDLHDRLMVAGAGLMVEALSRLEAGTLSFVEQAAEGVTYAAKIDKTETRIDWARPADVVHNHVRGLSPFPGGWCEATIGGRIERLKLLRSTVADGMGEPGGILDDRLTVACGSGAVRLVEVQRAGGKPATAQEFLRGAKLEEGMKLS